In a genomic window of Mycolicibacter heraklionensis:
- a CDS encoding endolytic transglycosylase MltG: MPDEEPGAAHDQPGKKAKPVAVGPPRRRMSRTERARETRRRRQHNRHRRVARGLGVALVVLVAIAGVFLGSKFWHSSGPVLDYTGDGGQQVLIEVHEGDFTTAIAETMLDAGVIANVGTFLNAAQGNAAIAAIQPGFYRLRAEIPAATAVQQLADPDNRVGKLVIPEGRQLDDTTDMKTDRVTPGVFTLIAEASCLDLNGDRTCLKAPDLRRAAETETPQALSVPEWALGPVTKMGRDHRRIEGLITAGTWNVDPTAPAPTVLSKLISQSSAQLDKSGLPGTAEQLGMTPYEMLVVASLVQREALPHDFAKVARVIDNRLGEPQRLEFDSTVNYPLDRQEVATTDADRAKVTPWNTYASDGLPATPICSPGMDALHAAEHPEPGDWLYFVTIDKDGTTLFTHNYQQHLNNIEMALDNGVLDSSR, translated from the coding sequence GTGCCTGATGAAGAGCCCGGGGCGGCTCACGACCAGCCCGGGAAGAAGGCCAAGCCGGTGGCGGTCGGGCCGCCGCGGCGGCGGATGAGCCGGACCGAGCGGGCCCGTGAGACCCGGCGCCGGCGCCAGCACAACCGGCACCGCCGGGTGGCCCGCGGCCTCGGCGTCGCGTTGGTGGTGCTGGTCGCGATCGCCGGCGTTTTCCTGGGCTCCAAGTTCTGGCACTCCAGCGGTCCCGTCCTCGACTACACCGGCGACGGCGGCCAGCAGGTGCTGATCGAGGTGCACGAGGGCGACTTCACCACCGCGATCGCCGAAACGATGCTGGACGCGGGGGTGATCGCCAACGTCGGAACGTTCCTCAACGCCGCGCAGGGCAACGCCGCCATCGCGGCGATCCAGCCCGGCTTCTACCGGTTGCGGGCCGAGATCCCGGCCGCCACCGCGGTGCAGCAGCTCGCCGACCCGGACAATCGAGTGGGCAAGCTGGTGATCCCGGAGGGCCGTCAACTCGACGACACCACCGACATGAAGACCGACCGGGTGACCCCGGGGGTGTTCACGCTCATCGCCGAGGCCAGCTGCCTGGACCTCAACGGCGATCGCACCTGTCTCAAAGCCCCAGATCTGCGTCGGGCCGCGGAGACCGAGACGCCGCAGGCACTGTCCGTGCCGGAGTGGGCCCTCGGGCCGGTCACCAAGATGGGTCGCGACCACCGCCGCATCGAGGGCCTGATCACGGCGGGCACCTGGAACGTCGACCCGACCGCACCGGCACCCACCGTGCTCTCGAAACTGATCAGCCAGAGCAGCGCGCAGCTGGACAAGTCCGGCCTGCCCGGCACCGCCGAACAGTTGGGCATGACTCCCTACGAAATGCTGGTGGTGGCTTCGCTGGTACAACGCGAAGCCCTGCCGCACGACTTCGCCAAGGTAGCCAGGGTTATCGACAACCGGCTGGGTGAGCCGCAGCGGCTGGAGTTCGACTCGACGGTCAACTACCCGCTGGACCGCCAGGAGGTGGCCACCACCGACGCCGACCGGGCCAAGGTCACGCCGTGGAACACCTACGCCTCCGACGGTCTGCCGGCCACCCCGATCTGCTCACCGGGAATGGACGCCCTGCATGCCGCCGAGCATCCCGAGCCCGGC
- the ruvX gene encoding Holliday junction resolvase RuvX, translating to MTPPHHRTPDRPGGRDDPGRGRRLGVDVGSVRIGVSCSDPDGLLATPVETVRRHASGSHLRRLADLADEYDVVEVVVGLPRTLADRAGSAAEDAIAVADALARVLAQRRRPAPVRLADERLSTVSAARSLHAAGVRSKRQRSVIDQAAAVTILQSWLDQRRALAAPAPGVPTEDNSA from the coding sequence GTGACCCCACCCCACCATCGCACCCCGGACCGGCCCGGCGGGCGGGACGATCCCGGCCGCGGAAGACGGCTCGGGGTGGATGTGGGCAGTGTGCGTATCGGGGTGTCATGTAGCGACCCCGATGGACTGTTGGCGACCCCGGTGGAGACCGTGCGACGACACGCATCCGGTTCGCACTTGCGCCGGCTGGCCGACCTGGCCGACGAATACGACGTCGTCGAAGTGGTGGTGGGGTTGCCCCGCACCCTGGCCGACCGGGCGGGCTCGGCCGCCGAGGACGCCATCGCGGTTGCCGACGCCCTGGCCCGGGTGCTGGCCCAACGCCGTCGGCCCGCCCCGGTGCGGCTGGCCGACGAGCGCCTGAGCACCGTCAGCGCGGCGAGGTCCCTGCACGCGGCCGGGGTGCGCTCCAAACGTCAGCGTTCGGTGATCGACCAGGCTGCCGCGGTGACGATCCTGCAGAGCTGGCTCGACCAGCGCCGGGCTCTGGCCGCACCGGCCCCGGGAGTGCCGACGGAGGACAACAGTGCCTGA
- the alaS gene encoding alanine--tRNA ligase — MQTHEIRKRFLDHFVKAGHTEVPSASVILDDPNLLFINAGMVQFVPFFLGQRTPPYATATSIQKCIRTPDIDEVGITTRHNTFFQMAGNFSFGDYFKRGAIELAWTLLTNSVSDGGYGLDPERLWATVYLDDDEAIALWQEIAGLPLERIQRRGMADNYWSMGIPGPCGPSSEIYYDRGPEFGVDGGPVANEDRYIEIWNLVFMQNERGEGTSKEDFEILGPLPRQNIDTGMGIERVAFLLQGVHNVYETDLVRPVIDLVATRAPRGYNTGNDADDVRYRIIADHSRTAAILIGDGVSPGNDGRGYVLRRLLRRVIRSAKLLGIEGPIVGDLMATVRDAMGPSYPELVTDFDRINRIAVAEETAFNRTLTSGSKLFEEAAAATRSAGITVLSGSDAFALHDTYGFPIELTLEMASEAGLQVDEAGFRTLMAEQRQRAKADAAARKHAHADLSAYRDLIDAGPTEFTGFDELTTDARILGIFVDGKRVPVVSHEDVAADRVELVLDRTPLYAEAGGQIADAGTIRAGTAQATVTDVQKIAQTLFVHRVAVESGEFVEGDTVTAAVDPAWRKGATQGHSGTHMVHAALRQVLGPNAVQAGSLNRPGYLRFDFNWQGALSDEQRRQVEEVTNEAVQADFEVHTFTEELEKAKAMGAMAMFGEKYPEKVRVVEIGGPFSLELCGGTHVHNSAQIGPVTILGESSVGSGVRRVEAYVGLDSFRHLAKERALMAGLASSLKVPSEEVPARVANLVERLRAAEKELDRARLASARAAASNAAAGAEQIGNVRLVAQRMSGGVGGGDLRSLVGDIRGKLGEEPAVVALIADGPDSVPYVVSANAAAQDLGLRADDLVKDLAAAVSGRGGGKADLAQGSGKDSTGIDAALAAVRAAVARSAPA, encoded by the coding sequence GTGCAGACACACGAGATCAGGAAACGCTTCCTCGATCACTTCGTGAAAGCGGGCCACACCGAGGTGCCGAGCGCTTCGGTGATCCTTGATGACCCCAACTTGTTGTTCATCAACGCCGGCATGGTGCAGTTCGTGCCGTTCTTCCTGGGCCAGCGCACTCCGCCGTACGCCACCGCCACGAGCATCCAGAAGTGCATCCGTACCCCGGATATCGACGAGGTGGGCATCACCACCCGGCACAACACCTTCTTCCAGATGGCCGGCAACTTCTCGTTCGGCGACTACTTCAAGCGCGGGGCGATCGAGCTGGCCTGGACGCTGCTGACCAACAGCGTCTCCGACGGCGGCTACGGACTGGACCCCGAACGGCTTTGGGCCACCGTCTATCTCGACGACGACGAGGCCATCGCGTTGTGGCAGGAGATCGCGGGATTGCCGCTGGAGCGGATCCAGCGCCGCGGCATGGCCGACAACTACTGGTCGATGGGCATCCCCGGACCCTGCGGACCCTCGTCGGAGATCTACTACGACCGCGGCCCGGAGTTCGGTGTCGACGGCGGCCCGGTCGCCAACGAGGACCGCTACATCGAGATCTGGAACCTCGTGTTCATGCAGAACGAGCGCGGCGAGGGCACCTCCAAGGAGGACTTCGAGATCCTCGGGCCGCTGCCGCGTCAGAACATCGACACCGGGATGGGCATCGAGCGGGTGGCCTTCCTGCTCCAGGGCGTACACAACGTCTACGAGACCGACCTGGTAAGGCCGGTTATTGATCTGGTCGCCACCCGCGCGCCGCGTGGCTATAACACCGGCAACGACGCCGACGATGTGCGTTACCGGATCATCGCCGACCACTCCCGCACCGCGGCCATCCTGATCGGCGACGGCGTGAGCCCCGGCAACGACGGCCGCGGCTACGTGCTGCGCCGGCTGCTGCGCCGGGTGATCCGCTCGGCCAAGCTGCTGGGCATCGAAGGGCCGATAGTCGGTGACCTGATGGCAACCGTGCGTGACGCCATGGGCCCGTCGTATCCGGAACTGGTCACCGACTTCGACCGGATCAACCGGATCGCGGTAGCCGAGGAGACCGCGTTCAACCGCACCCTGACCTCGGGCTCGAAGCTGTTCGAGGAGGCGGCAGCAGCCACCCGATCCGCCGGGATCACCGTGCTGTCCGGCAGCGACGCCTTCGCTTTGCACGACACCTACGGGTTCCCGATCGAGCTCACCCTGGAGATGGCCTCGGAGGCCGGACTGCAGGTCGACGAGGCGGGGTTCCGGACGCTGATGGCCGAGCAGCGACAGCGCGCCAAGGCCGACGCCGCCGCGCGCAAGCACGCCCACGCCGACTTGAGCGCCTACCGGGACCTGATCGACGCCGGACCCACCGAGTTCACCGGGTTCGACGAGCTCACCACCGACGCCCGCATCCTGGGCATTTTCGTCGACGGCAAGCGAGTGCCGGTGGTGTCCCACGAAGACGTCGCCGCAGATCGTGTCGAGCTGGTGTTGGACCGCACCCCGCTCTATGCCGAAGCCGGTGGGCAGATCGCCGACGCCGGAACGATAAGGGCCGGAACTGCCCAGGCCACGGTCACCGACGTGCAGAAGATCGCCCAGACGCTGTTCGTGCACCGGGTCGCCGTCGAGTCCGGCGAATTCGTCGAGGGTGACACGGTCACCGCCGCGGTGGACCCGGCCTGGCGCAAGGGCGCCACCCAGGGCCACTCGGGCACCCATATGGTGCACGCCGCGCTGCGGCAAGTATTGGGGCCCAACGCGGTTCAGGCCGGCTCGCTGAACCGGCCGGGCTATCTGCGGTTCGACTTCAACTGGCAGGGCGCGCTCAGCGATGAGCAACGCCGCCAGGTCGAGGAGGTCACCAACGAGGCCGTGCAGGCCGACTTCGAGGTGCACACGTTCACCGAAGAACTCGAGAAGGCCAAGGCGATGGGCGCCATGGCCATGTTCGGCGAGAAGTACCCCGAGAAGGTGCGGGTCGTCGAGATCGGCGGGCCGTTCTCGCTGGAGCTGTGTGGCGGCACGCACGTGCACAACTCGGCGCAGATCGGCCCGGTCACCATCCTGGGCGAATCGTCGGTGGGTTCCGGGGTGCGCCGCGTCGAGGCCTACGTCGGGCTGGACTCGTTCCGGCACTTGGCGAAGGAGCGGGCGCTGATGGCCGGGCTGGCCTCCTCGCTGAAGGTGCCCTCGGAGGAAGTTCCCGCCCGGGTGGCCAACTTGGTGGAGCGGCTGCGCGCCGCCGAGAAGGAACTGGACCGCGCCCGGTTGGCGAGTGCGCGAGCGGCTGCCTCGAATGCCGCCGCCGGCGCTGAACAAATCGGTAACGTGCGCCTGGTGGCGCAGCGGATGTCGGGTGGTGTCGGCGGTGGCGACCTGCGTTCGCTGGTCGGCGACATTCGCGGCAAACTGGGCGAGGAGCCGGCAGTGGTGGCGCTGATCGCCGACGGCCCAGACAGCGTGCCCTATGTGGTGTCCGCCAACGCCGCCGCGCAAGACCTCGGGTTGCGAGCAGATGACCTGGTCAAAGACCTGGCGGCGGCGGTCTCCGGCCGCGGCGGCGGCAAGGCCGATCTGGCGCAGGGCTCGGGTAAGGACTCCACCGGGATCGATGCCGCGCTCGCGGCGGTGCGCGCGGCGGTCGCCCGGAGCGCGCCGGCGTGA
- a CDS encoding secondary thiamine-phosphate synthase enzyme YjbQ, with product MNTEVLDIDTARRRTVDLTEQVRSFCAGHGDGLCNVFVPHATAGVAIIETGAGSDADLVDTLERLLPRDDRYRHAHGSPGHGADHVLPAIVAPSITVPVADGEPLLGIWQSVVLVDLNRDNPRRSVRLSFVGAGAT from the coding sequence ATGAACACCGAAGTGCTCGACATCGACACGGCCCGGCGTCGCACCGTCGATCTCACCGAGCAGGTGCGGTCGTTCTGCGCCGGCCACGGCGACGGGTTGTGCAACGTCTTCGTACCGCATGCCACGGCCGGGGTGGCGATCATCGAGACGGGTGCCGGGTCCGACGCCGACCTGGTCGACACGCTGGAGCGGCTGCTGCCACGCGATGACCGCTACCGGCACGCACACGGCTCGCCGGGACACGGGGCCGATCACGTGCTGCCGGCGATCGTCGCGCCGTCGATCACGGTTCCGGTCGCTGACGGGGAGCCGCTGCTGGGCATCTGGCAGTCGGTCGTCCTGGTCGACCTGAACCGCGACAACCCTCGTCGCAGCGTGCGACTGAGCTTTGTCGGCGCCGGCGCCACCTGA
- a CDS encoding HpcH/HpaI aldolase/citrate lyase family protein, with amino-acid sequence MLLRRSELAVPAANDHMFARAAAAQADLVFLDLEDATAPAEKVGARAKVITALNELDWGRTARAIRINGLDTQWCHDDIIEVVTAAGANLDTIVVPKACTARDVWWVDLLLTQLEAKLGLERQIRLEVLIEEVEGLANAEEIATASPRIDALIFGVGDFSLSQGARVDTNFVPIWDYPGDFWHYARNKVLVAARIAGIEAIDSPYPDYANLDGYESEARRSALYGYTGKWAIHPTQIPVANTVFSPTAEEVALAERNMAAYREGEARGLGAVGVDGVLVDAAHVKMAQNTLARVALIDGKR; translated from the coding sequence ATGCTGTTGCGCCGTTCCGAGTTGGCCGTGCCCGCTGCCAACGACCACATGTTCGCGCGTGCGGCCGCCGCGCAGGCCGACCTGGTCTTCCTCGACCTCGAGGACGCGACCGCGCCCGCCGAGAAAGTCGGCGCCCGCGCCAAGGTGATCACCGCGCTGAACGAACTGGACTGGGGACGCACCGCGCGCGCCATCCGGATCAACGGTCTGGACACGCAGTGGTGCCACGACGACATCATCGAGGTCGTCACCGCTGCCGGGGCCAACCTGGACACGATCGTCGTCCCCAAGGCCTGCACCGCCCGCGACGTCTGGTGGGTCGACCTGCTGCTCACCCAGCTGGAGGCCAAACTCGGTCTGGAACGCCAGATCCGCCTCGAAGTGCTGATCGAGGAGGTCGAGGGACTGGCCAACGCCGAGGAGATCGCCACGGCCAGCCCGCGGATCGATGCGCTGATCTTCGGGGTCGGCGACTTCTCGCTGTCCCAGGGCGCGCGGGTGGACACCAACTTCGTGCCGATCTGGGACTACCCGGGCGACTTCTGGCATTACGCCCGCAACAAGGTGCTGGTCGCGGCCCGCATTGCCGGCATCGAGGCCATCGACTCGCCCTACCCCGACTACGCGAACCTGGACGGCTACGAGTCGGAAGCCCGCCGGTCTGCGCTGTATGGCTACACCGGCAAGTGGGCGATCCATCCCACCCAGATCCCGGTCGCCAACACGGTGTTCTCGCCGACCGCCGAGGAGGTCGCGCTGGCCGAACGCAACATGGCCGCCTACCGCGAGGGCGAGGCGAGAGGGCTGGGCGCGGTCGGGGTCGATGGCGTACTGGTCGACGCCGCGCACGTGAAGATGGCGCAGAACACCCTGGCGCGGGTGGCGCTGATCGACGGCAAGCGCTAA
- a CDS encoding CaiB/BaiF CoA transferase family protein — protein sequence MLEGVRVLDLATLAAAPLVATYLGEFGADVIKVEQPGTGDPIRSWGNQRDGVGLMWKSVSRNKRSITCNLRVPEGQGLVRKLVAHADVVIVNTRPQTLRGWGLDYEALRAVNDRIVMLHITGFGLSGPKSERPGFGTLGEAMSGFANITGEADGPPTLPPFMLADGVASLNAAYAVMMALYHRDVHGASGQLIDVNLIDPLARLLEQTLLGYDQLGLVPTRAGNRWDISAPRNTYRTADGRWLAMSGSSPALALRVFRAIGRADLVDDADFSDPQRRLARAREVDQVVADWVASKTLAEAMAVFDAEQVAAAAVYDITDLVADEQLAHREVFVKVGDDELGAMTVQAPVPRFSAVTGRVEHLGPRLGEHNTEVYRELLDLTPSDIDDLHARGVL from the coding sequence ATGCTCGAAGGCGTCCGGGTGCTCGACCTGGCCACCCTGGCGGCGGCGCCGCTGGTGGCCACCTACCTCGGTGAGTTCGGTGCCGACGTCATCAAAGTCGAGCAACCCGGGACCGGCGACCCGATCCGCAGCTGGGGCAACCAGCGCGATGGCGTCGGGCTGATGTGGAAGTCGGTGTCGCGCAACAAACGCTCCATCACCTGCAACCTGCGGGTGCCCGAAGGCCAGGGGTTAGTGCGCAAGCTGGTGGCCCATGCCGATGTGGTGATCGTCAACACCCGCCCGCAGACGCTGCGCGGCTGGGGGTTGGACTACGAGGCGCTGCGCGCGGTCAACGACCGCATCGTGATGCTGCACATCACCGGCTTCGGGCTCTCCGGTCCGAAAAGCGAGCGGCCCGGCTTCGGCACCCTCGGTGAGGCCATGAGCGGGTTCGCCAACATCACCGGTGAAGCCGACGGCCCGCCCACGCTGCCGCCGTTCATGCTGGCCGACGGTGTCGCGTCGCTCAACGCCGCCTACGCGGTGATGATGGCGCTGTATCACCGGGACGTGCACGGTGCTTCGGGTCAGCTGATTGACGTCAACCTCATCGACCCGCTGGCCCGCCTGCTGGAGCAGACCCTGCTCGGCTACGACCAGCTCGGGCTGGTGCCGACCCGGGCCGGCAACCGCTGGGATATCTCGGCGCCGCGCAACACCTACCGCACCGCGGACGGCCGCTGGCTGGCGATGTCGGGCAGCTCACCGGCGCTGGCGCTGCGGGTGTTTCGGGCGATCGGGCGGGCCGACCTGGTCGACGACGCCGATTTCTCCGACCCGCAACGCCGGTTGGCCCGTGCCCGAGAAGTCGACCAGGTGGTCGCCGATTGGGTGGCGAGCAAAACCCTGGCCGAGGCGATGGCCGTCTTCGACGCCGAACAGGTCGCGGCCGCAGCGGTGTACGACATCACCGACCTGGTCGCCGACGAGCAGCTGGCGCATCGCGAGGTGTTCGTGAAGGTCGGTGACGACGAACTCGGCGCCATGACCGTCCAAGCACCGGTGCCGCGCTTCTCCGCGGTGACCGGGCGCGTCGAACACCTGGGCCCGCGCCTGGGAGAGCACAACACCGAGGTTTATCGCGAACTGCTCGACCTCACCCCGTCCGACATCGACGACCTGCACGCCCGCGGCGTGCTCTGA
- a CDS encoding LLM class flavin-dependent oxidoreductase translates to MTKRTDKMALVAFMQAGNASVYAGSWRHPASEHGYLDASYYAKIGRQLEEGCFDLMFFDDRLAMPGIYGGSVAEAVRYGARPVKLDLSVVLGVLAQATSKIGLGATYSTSYYPPFHVARTFASLDHLSGGRAAWNVVTSVNDSEAQNYGLESHLSHDERYDRADEFLDVVAGLWDTWEDGAIVADREAGIFANPSKVHELNHIGDYFSSRGPLTVPRTPQGRPVILQAGSSGRGRDFASRWADLIFTGDPGIEVARSHYADQKERIGDSGRDPATVKLCPMAYAVVGETEAQAKDREQILLNDLVHPMASLTLLSELMNYDFAQHNLDDPITDELIASASGIRGLVQNLRTHIGGDTVTLRDLAGHRATLLQGPRFVGTGAQVADQMAEWFHSGACDGFVLAATHSPGSYEDVVRMVVPELQRRGLFRTHYEGNTLRDHLGLPRPAATAVPA, encoded by the coding sequence ATGACGAAACGGACCGACAAGATGGCGCTGGTCGCCTTCATGCAAGCCGGCAACGCCTCGGTGTACGCCGGATCGTGGCGCCACCCGGCCAGCGAGCACGGCTATCTCGACGCCTCCTACTACGCCAAGATCGGCCGCCAGCTCGAAGAGGGCTGCTTCGATCTGATGTTCTTCGACGACCGGCTGGCGATGCCGGGCATCTACGGTGGTTCGGTCGCCGAAGCGGTTCGCTACGGGGCGCGGCCGGTGAAGCTCGATCTGTCCGTCGTGCTCGGCGTTCTCGCCCAGGCCACCTCGAAGATCGGCCTGGGTGCCACGTACTCCACCAGCTATTACCCGCCGTTCCACGTGGCCCGCACCTTCGCCAGCCTCGACCACCTCTCCGGCGGCCGGGCGGCGTGGAACGTGGTGACCTCGGTCAATGACAGTGAGGCCCAGAACTACGGCCTGGAAAGCCACCTCAGTCACGACGAACGCTACGACCGAGCCGATGAGTTCCTCGATGTCGTCGCCGGGCTCTGGGACACCTGGGAAGACGGCGCGATCGTGGCCGACCGGGAGGCCGGCATCTTCGCCAACCCGTCCAAGGTGCACGAACTCAACCACATCGGTGATTACTTCTCCTCGCGCGGCCCGCTGACGGTGCCGCGTACCCCGCAGGGCCGGCCGGTGATCCTGCAGGCCGGGTCGTCCGGTCGAGGCCGCGACTTCGCGTCACGCTGGGCGGATCTGATCTTCACCGGAGATCCGGGCATCGAGGTGGCGCGCAGCCACTACGCCGATCAGAAGGAACGCATCGGTGACTCCGGTCGTGATCCCGCCACGGTGAAGCTCTGCCCGATGGCCTACGCGGTGGTCGGCGAGACCGAGGCCCAGGCCAAGGACCGCGAACAGATCCTGCTCAACGACCTGGTGCACCCGATGGCGTCGTTGACGCTGCTCTCCGAGCTGATGAACTACGACTTCGCGCAGCACAACCTCGATGACCCGATCACCGACGAGCTGATCGCGTCGGCGTCGGGAATCCGCGGTCTGGTGCAGAATCTGCGCACCCACATCGGCGGTGACACCGTCACGCTGCGCGACCTGGCCGGACATCGGGCCACGCTGCTGCAGGGCCCGCGCTTCGTCGGCACCGGAGCCCAGGTCGCCGACCAGATGGCGGAGTGGTTCCACAGCGGCGCCTGCGACGGCTTCGTCTTGGCCGCAACGCATTCGCCGGGATCCTACGAAGACGTGGTCCGGATGGTGGTCCCCGAGCTACAGCGTCGCGGACTGTTCCGCACCCACTATGAGGGCAACACCTTGCGCGATCATCTGGGCCTGCCCCGGCCCGCCGCGACCGCCGTACCGGCATGA
- a CDS encoding GntR family transcriptional regulator — MAANNVDIGGTVRERAARELRNRILTGELAPGTRLDLDAITTEFATSRTPVREALLELSYEGLVEVAPRSGVTVIGIRPEDVLDSFTILGVLTGQAAAWAAERISPAEVDRLRTLAADVEALRGSDGIGDANWQFHQEIHRAAQSPQLLIQIRHAARVVPTNFLTVFPEHEHHSLEDHQKLVRALAERDAEAARAIAERHVLDAGRSLADWLGQGGAG, encoded by the coding sequence GTGGCGGCCAACAATGTCGACATCGGGGGCACGGTGCGCGAGCGTGCCGCCCGCGAGCTGCGCAACCGCATCCTCACCGGCGAGCTGGCGCCCGGCACCCGCCTGGATCTGGACGCCATCACCACGGAGTTCGCCACCAGCCGTACGCCCGTGCGCGAGGCGCTGCTCGAACTCTCCTATGAGGGCCTGGTGGAGGTCGCACCGCGCAGCGGTGTCACGGTGATCGGGATCCGCCCCGAGGACGTGCTGGACAGCTTCACCATCCTTGGGGTATTGACCGGTCAAGCCGCGGCCTGGGCCGCCGAGCGGATTTCCCCCGCCGAGGTCGATCGCCTGCGCACGCTGGCCGCCGACGTCGAGGCGCTGCGCGGCTCGGACGGTATCGGCGACGCCAACTGGCAGTTCCACCAAGAGATTCACCGCGCCGCCCAATCCCCCCAGCTGCTCATCCAGATTCGGCACGCGGCGCGGGTGGTCCCGACGAACTTCCTCACGGTGTTCCCCGAACACGAGCACCATTCGCTGGAAGACCATCAGAAGCTGGTGCGGGCGCTGGCCGAACGCGACGCCGAAGCCGCGCGCGCCATTGCCGAGCGACACGTGCTGGACGCCGGACGCTCACTCGCCGACTGGCTGGGCCAGGGCGGCGCAGGCTGA
- a CDS encoding histidine phosphatase family protein: MRSSCTAAGIALIGAGLIAPIAAPPPLLPASVIADIALTAQDIVIDVVRHAEDLAPANSRIPFSPEFPGAGISDLGKQQAIDTANQIFGQVGGPGHVAGLFSGPDTDAQETAVPFAALQDLQPQILNGLVEVDGGIFANQPVLSLGGIYYDVAVVLWMLGLVNAFPIPGADEYNGVVVNDNYTEAVNAMYAAALANPVVGDDGNITAVGYTSEASMMIWTMLNVKNPDPTALVNELISSLQNGGSPGLVPNAGLIQLAGNPEDGWTLLSWAGQQVPENPGVLGDLFLIWRDLVLPPQVAVDHVLDALVSGTRRRSPRHSRTG; the protein is encoded by the coding sequence ATGCGCTCTAGCTGCACCGCCGCGGGAATCGCGCTGATCGGCGCCGGCCTCATCGCCCCGATCGCAGCGCCGCCGCCCCTGCTGCCGGCATCCGTGATCGCCGACATCGCGCTGACCGCCCAGGACATCGTCATCGACGTCGTCCGGCACGCCGAGGACCTGGCGCCCGCCAACTCGCGGATCCCGTTCTCCCCCGAGTTCCCCGGGGCAGGGATCAGCGACCTGGGCAAGCAGCAGGCGATCGACACCGCCAACCAGATCTTCGGCCAGGTCGGCGGTCCCGGCCACGTAGCCGGGCTGTTTTCCGGGCCGGACACCGACGCCCAGGAAACCGCGGTGCCATTCGCCGCGCTGCAGGACCTGCAGCCGCAGATCCTCAACGGGTTGGTCGAGGTCGACGGCGGAATCTTCGCCAACCAGCCGGTGCTGAGCCTCGGCGGCATCTACTACGACGTGGCCGTGGTGCTATGGATGTTGGGTCTGGTCAACGCCTTTCCGATTCCGGGTGCCGACGAATACAACGGAGTGGTCGTCAACGACAACTACACCGAGGCCGTCAACGCGATGTACGCCGCCGCGCTGGCCAATCCGGTCGTCGGAGACGACGGCAATATCACCGCCGTGGGCTACACCAGCGAAGCCTCGATGATGATCTGGACCATGCTCAATGTGAAGAACCCCGATCCGACGGCGCTGGTCAACGAGCTGATCTCGTCGTTGCAAAACGGCGGGTCGCCCGGACTGGTCCCGAACGCCGGACTGATCCAGCTCGCGGGCAACCCCGAGGACGGCTGGACGCTGCTGAGCTGGGCCGGACAGCAGGTCCCGGAGAATCCGGGCGTGCTGGGTGATCTTTTCCTGATCTGGCGTGACCTGGTGCTGCCGCCGCAGGTGGCGGTCGACCACGTCCTGGACGCCCTGGTGTCCGGGACTCGGCGGCGCTCGCCGCGGCATTCCAGGACGGGCTGA